In Luteitalea sp., a single window of DNA contains:
- the terL gene encoding phage terminase large subunit encodes MSADKQELLRATKRLIAVREAHDDLLAFMRLTMPDPEDIDDPAKSLYQVTPQARLLCEILHKIDRREILTKTGARNFALSIAPQTGKSQIISRAFPAWQIGRNPRINMILGSYNQDMANGFGDDVRAIVESPMFRQVFPECELRTGGKAKDMLITAAGGKAAFVGVGGSGTGKPADIFVVDDPIKSDEEAQSDIYRQRLWNWFTRVASTRIHNDSAMVVVHTRWNSDDLIGRLCDPEHPDRDKEYAGIADDWMSINIPAVIADPDLAKALGLTLETPKNDLVRAQFGDKPLVALWEDRHSLERLARAKRLDKRGFSSLYMGQPSPEDGDYFRAADLVEYDRDELPKNLRVYGASDHAVSTKQDRDFTVMGCVGIDENDDIWVLPTLVRDRFATDRAVDELLIQFKNHKPMLWWIEDENISKSFGPFLLKRMREERVYVALDPISPHKTDKALRARAIQGRMRMGKVRFPRFAPWWQQARGEMLRFPTGAHDDFVDWLAYIGLGLMKEIRAPVERHEAEGPPVGSIEWILKSSKERAGAEKRAAGSAGF; translated from the coding sequence GTGAGCGCTGACAAACAGGAACTTCTCAGGGCAACGAAACGCCTCATCGCGGTGCGGGAGGCGCACGACGATCTGTTGGCGTTCATGCGCCTGACGATGCCGGACCCAGAGGATATCGACGACCCGGCGAAGTCGCTTTACCAGGTCACTCCACAGGCGCGGCTGCTCTGCGAGATACTGCATAAGATTGACCGGCGCGAGATACTGACGAAGACCGGCGCGCGCAATTTCGCGCTGTCGATTGCCCCGCAGACCGGTAAGAGCCAGATCATCAGCCGGGCTTTTCCGGCGTGGCAGATCGGCCGCAATCCACGAATCAACATGATCCTGGGGAGCTACAACCAGGACATGGCGAACGGCTTTGGCGACGATGTGCGGGCGATCGTCGAGTCGCCGATGTTCCGCCAGGTCTTCCCCGAGTGCGAACTGCGTACCGGCGGCAAGGCCAAGGACATGCTCATCACCGCCGCCGGCGGTAAGGCCGCGTTCGTGGGCGTCGGCGGTTCGGGCACCGGCAAGCCCGCCGACATTTTCGTGGTCGACGACCCGATCAAGTCCGACGAGGAGGCGCAGTCCGACATCTACCGACAGCGGTTATGGAATTGGTTCACGCGCGTCGCGTCCACCCGCATTCACAACGATTCGGCGATGGTGGTGGTCCACACGCGGTGGAACAGCGACGATCTGATCGGCCGTCTCTGCGACCCTGAGCATCCCGACCGCGACAAAGAGTACGCCGGTATCGCGGATGATTGGATGTCCATCAACATCCCCGCCGTGATTGCTGACCCAGATCTGGCGAAAGCCCTCGGGCTCACACTGGAGACACCGAAAAACGATCTCGTACGCGCGCAGTTTGGCGATAAGCCGCTTGTCGCGTTGTGGGAAGACCGGCACTCGCTGGAGCGGCTGGCGCGTGCCAAGCGGCTCGACAAGCGCGGGTTCTCGTCGCTCTACATGGGGCAGCCGTCGCCCGAGGACGGTGACTACTTCCGGGCGGCCGACCTGGTCGAGTACGATCGGGACGAGCTGCCCAAGAACCTCCGCGTCTACGGCGCCAGCGATCACGCGGTCAGCACCAAGCAGGACCGCGACTTCACCGTCATGGGGTGCGTGGGCATTGATGAAAATGATGACATTTGGGTATTGCCTACCCTTGTGCGGGACAGATTTGCAACCGACAGGGCGGTGGACGAACTGCTGATCCAGTTCAAGAACCACAAGCCGATGCTGTGGTGGATCGAGGACGAGAACATATCGAAGTCGTTTGGGCCGTTTCTGCTCAAGCGGATGCGCGAGGAGCGCGTGTACGTCGCGCTGGACCCTATCAGCCCGCACAAGACCGACAAGGCGCTTCGCGCCCGGGCGATCCAGGGCCGGATGCGGATGGGGAAGGTGCGGTTTCCGCGGTTCGCCCCGTGGTGGCAGCAGGCGCGGGGCGAGATGCTGCGTTTCCCGACCGGCGCCCATGACGACTTCGTGGACTGGCTTGCCTACATCGGCTTGGGCCTGATGAAGGAAATCAGGGCGCCTGTCGAACGACACGAGGCCGAAGGCCCGCCGGTAGGCAGCATCGAGTGGATTTTGAAAAGTTCCAAGGAACGGGCGGGCGCCGAGAAGCGTGCCGCCGGGTCAGCGGGGTTCTGA
- a CDS encoding phage major capsid protein, with translation MPFTVAELENAAQAAIDFHFKKGKIVKQTIQDRPLFDKLMGKEKSFPGALENMTVRVKGIYTTDIQGFEHDDDVSYGNPANIKTAVYPWKLVHWGIKVTKHELLKNGISISPGEQSTTAHEGEMIRLANLLDDKVEDMQEGGERGMNNMFWEDGSQDAKEVPGLTSFVLDDPTSAVTVGGIDQVANDWWRNRAALALTATTAADQNVVQTLQREFRQLRRFGGRPDVLLAGSDFMDWFEQELRAKGNYTLDGWANKGSIDASVADIAFKGKPIMYDPTLDDMSKSKYLYALDSRHIYPMAIEGESMQDHKPARPAEKYVMYRAKTWVGGLVCDQRNCHGVYSIA, from the coding sequence ATGCCGTTTACGGTAGCAGAACTTGAGAATGCGGCCCAGGCCGCGATCGACTTCCACTTCAAGAAGGGCAAGATCGTCAAGCAGACGATCCAGGATCGCCCGCTGTTCGACAAGCTGATGGGCAAGGAGAAGTCCTTCCCGGGCGCGCTGGAGAACATGACTGTCCGGGTGAAGGGTATCTACACCACGGACATTCAGGGCTTCGAGCACGACGACGATGTCAGCTACGGCAACCCGGCGAATATCAAGACCGCCGTGTACCCGTGGAAGCTCGTTCACTGGGGCATCAAGGTCACCAAGCACGAGTTGCTGAAGAACGGCATCTCGATCTCGCCTGGTGAGCAGAGCACCACCGCCCACGAAGGTGAGATGATTCGCCTTGCCAACCTGCTCGACGACAAGGTCGAGGACATGCAGGAAGGCGGCGAGCGGGGCATGAACAACATGTTTTGGGAAGACGGTTCCCAGGACGCCAAGGAAGTGCCCGGCCTCACCAGCTTCGTACTCGACGACCCCACCAGCGCGGTGACGGTCGGCGGCATCGACCAGGTGGCCAACGATTGGTGGCGCAACCGTGCGGCGCTCGCGCTCACGGCGACGACCGCTGCCGATCAGAACGTCGTGCAGACGCTTCAGCGCGAGTTCCGGCAGCTCCGCCGCTTCGGCGGCCGCCCGGATGTCCTCCTGGCCGGTTCCGACTTCATGGACTGGTTCGAGCAGGAACTTCGCGCGAAGGGCAACTACACGCTCGACGGCTGGGCCAACAAGGGCTCGATCGACGCCAGCGTGGCGGACATTGCCTTCAAGGGCAAGCCGATCATGTACGACCCGACGCTCGATGACATGTCGAAGTCGAAGTACCTGTACGCGCTCGACTCTCGGCACATCTACCCGATGGCGATCGAGGGCGAGTCCATGCAGGACCACAAGCCGGCTCGGCCTGCCGAGAAGTACGTCATGTATCGCGCCAAGACGTGGGTTGGTGGCCTGGTCTGTGACCAGCGCAACTGCCACGGCGTGTACTCGATCGCTTAA